From the genome of Vicia villosa cultivar HV-30 ecotype Madison, WI linkage group LG2, Vvil1.0, whole genome shotgun sequence, one region includes:
- the LOC131652521 gene encoding cytochrome c-2, with product MASFEQAPPGDSKAGDKIFRTKCAQCHTVEKGAGHKQGPNLNGLFGRQSGTTPGYSYSAANKAMAVNWEEKTLYDYLLNPKKYIPGTKMVFPGLKKPQERADLIAYLKEATAQ from the exons ATGGCGTCGTTTGAACAAGCACCTCCCGGTGATTCCAAAGCCGGAGATAAAATCTTTCGAACCAAATGCGCTCAGTGCCACACCGTAGAAAAAGGTGCCGGCCACAAACAAG GACCCAATCTGAATGGTTTGTTTGGAAGGCAATCAGGCACTACTCCAGGATATTCCTACTCAGCAGCTAATAAGGCCATGGCTGTGAATTGGGAGGAGAAGACTTTATATGATTACTTGCTTAATCCCAAGAAG TATATTCCAGGGACTAAGATGGTGTTTCCTGGTCTTAAGAAACCTCAAGAACGCGCTGATCTTATTGCATATCTGAAGGAAGCCACTGCCCAGTGA
- the LOC131650369 gene encoding histone H1-II-like, with translation MLDNVSVPIQMVAWKIIYLVVKKISSENKGKAQIKHDTKPMRKRVSERIKENWFKKPKPFKGPESDPDQPLCLTEEEDNIASQTTSRASKITAKKSPKITPKKTPKTTPKKAPNTTPKKAPASTPKKAPKTPKKKSMICKSIM, from the coding sequence ATGTTAGATAATGTATCAGTTCCAATTCAAATGGTAGCTTGGAAAATTATCTATTTAGTTGTGAAAAAAATTAGTAGTGAAAACAAGGGAAAGGCTCAAATCAAACATGATACCAAACCTATGAGAAAGAGGGTAAGTGAAAGGATTAAGGaaaattggtttaaaaaaccaaaaccttTCAAAGGTCCTGAGTCTGACCCAGACCAACCTCTCTGCTTGACAGAAGAAGAGGACAACATTGCCTCACAGACTACAAGTAGGGCTTCAAAGATCACTGCTAAGAAGTCCCCCAAGATTACTCCTAAGAAGACCCCAAAGACTACTCCTAAGAAGGCTCCAAATACTACTCCTAAGAAGGCTCCAGCAAGTACACCTAAGAAGGCTCCAAAGACTCCAAAGAAGAAATCTATGATTTGTAAAAGTATTATGTAA
- the LOC131652522 gene encoding uncharacterized protein LOC131652522 translates to MDSSHMTSLPEDITDDLPPQPASVFASVPQRPPTKSSSEKYAPLDWSDYFDKEDDVAIPDSNDVFHVYMAGTEGPVVFCLHGGGYSGLSFSVSTGIIKEKARVVAMDLRGHGKSVTDNDFDLSVETMCNDVLAVIKKLYGDSPPAIILVGHSMGGSIAVHVAAKKLLSTLAGLIVVDVVEGTAMASLIHMQKILSNRMQHFSSIEKAIEWSVRAGTLRNIDSARVSVPATLKYDDSKKCYVYRTELEKTEQYWKGWYEGLSDIFLSCPVPKLLLLAGTDRLDKSLTIGQMQGKFQMIVVRHTGHAIQEDVPDEFATLVLNFISRNQIGPNGVVIPGLRKPAFSKP, encoded by the exons ATGGATTCATCACACATGACCTCACTTCCCGAAGATATCACCGACGATCTGCCTCCACAACCCGCTTCCGTTTTCGCTTCCGTTCCTCAACGTCCTCCAACTAA GAGTTCGTCGGAAAAGTACGCACCGCTAGATTGGTCCGATTACTTTGACAAAGAAGACGATGTTGCTATTCCGGATTCAAATGAT GTTTTTCATGTTTACATGGCAGGAACTGAGGGTCCTGTTGTTTTCTGCTTACACGGTGGTGGTTATTCCGG GCTTTCATTTTCCGTGTCAACCGGTATAATTAAGGAGAAAGCTAGAGTGGTTGCGATGGACTTGAGAGGTCATGGGAAATCGGTGACAGATAATGATTTTGACTTATCTGTTGAG ACCATGTGCAATGATGTATTGGCTGTTATAAAGAAATTATATGGCGATTCGCCTCCTGCAATTATTCTCGTTGGTCACAG CATGGGAGGGTCAATTGCTGTGCATGTCGCTGCGAAGAAATTATTGTCAACCTTGGCTGGGTTGATTGTTGTGGATGTTGTAGAG GGAACAGCAATGGCTTCACTGATTCATATGCAGAAAATTCTATCAAATAGGATGCAACATTTTTCAAGCATTGAAAAAGCT ATTGAATGGAGTGTCAGGGCTGGCACTTTAAGAAATATTGATTCTGCCCGGGTATCAGTCCCTGCCACATTAAAATACGATGATTCAAAGAAATG TTATGTTTATCGGACAGAGCTGGAAAAGACTGAACAGTATTGGAAAGGCTG GTACGAAGGCCTCTCAGATATATTTTTGTCGTGTCCTGTTCCGAAGCTGTTGCTATTAGCAGGAACAGATAGATTGGACAA ATCTCTCACAATTGGTCAAATGCAAGGGAAGTTTCAAATGATAGTTGTCAGACACACTGGGCATGCTATTCAG GAAGATGTACCTGATGAATTTGCAACACTGGTTCTCAACTTTATTTCTCGTAATCAAATAGGCCCTAATGGAGTCGTG ATACCTGGCCTCCGCAAGCCCGCCTTTTCAAAACCGTGA